The Longimicrobiaceae bacterium genome contains the following window.
GACGGTGGTGCTTCCCGGCGCGTACGCGGCCGCGGCCGTCGCCGGGAAGCTTTCGGCGCTCAGCCCGCACGTGAGCCTGACCAACAAGCCGCTGCTGGTGGACGGGCTGGAGGCGGAGTTCGACGCCGCACAGCTCACGCAGCTGGTGAAGGCGCGGGTGCTGGGGCTGGAGCGGCGCCAGGGCTTCCGGGTGGTGAAGGGGATCACCACCAGCACGGGAAGCGCATTCGCGCAGATCACCACGCGCCGGATCGTGGACTACGCCAAGTACGGCGTGCGCTCGTCCGCCACGCCGTACATCGGGCTGCTGAACAACGTCCGGGTGCGCGGGGCCATGCACGCCACCCTCAACACCTTCCTGGACGGGATGGTGAAGGACGAGATGCTGACGGCCTACAAGCTGGAGGTGACGGCCACGCGCGAGGACGAGCGGCAGGGGATCGCGCGGGTGACGCTCACGCTGCAGCCCACCTTCAGCATCGACTACATCCGCGTGACGATGTTCCTCGAATAAAGGGAGACCGGCGCGATGGCCATCACGACGAACGTCTACACGGGGTCCAATGGCACCCTGGTCCTTTCCGACGAGACCGGGGCGGAGGGCGACGACGGGAAGCTGGCGATCGACTTCTTCGAGCTGCGCACGGTGGGACGCGTGACGGGGGTGGAGATCCGCGTGCACACCGACCTGCAGGAGTACCACGAGATCGGCCGCCGCCACCCCACCTCGCTGCACCCGGGCAACATCCACGTCAGCGGCCGCATCACCCGGGCGCACATCAACGGCGGGCTGCTGAACCTGCTGCTGGGGCGCGGAGCGGCGCTGCAGACCATCCCCGAGCCCTACGTGCAGCCCTCGTTCGGGATGCAGGTGCAGCTCATCGATCCCGCGTCGCCCGCGCGCGGGACGGTGGTGGTGCTGCTGGGCGTGAAGCTGGAGGACTGGTCGTTCGCCATGCCCGAGGAGGACTTCGTGATGGAGAACGTGACCTTCCGCGCCCTGGGCATCCGCTCCGCCGGGATCACTGGGCAGGGCGGGGGTGGCGGCGGCGGCGGGAGCGGCGTGGTGGCCGAGAACCCGGCGTTCCCGTCGGGCCAGGCGAACGCGTGAGCGGGAACGGGCGCCCCGTGGCGGCGACCGCCGAACGGCTGCTCGCCGGGAGCGAAGCCACGCACGACGTGGAGCTGCCCCCCGGCCTGCTGGCCGCGGACGGCGCGGACCCGGCGCGCGTGGTCCTGCGCCCGCTGACCGTGCGCGACCTGCAGCGCATCGGGCGGGCGGCGCGCGACGACGACGAGCTGTCGGCCGCGCTGATGATCCAGCAGGCGCTGGTGGAGCCCGCGCTGAACGTGGACGACGTGGGGCGCCTTCCCGCCGGGCTCGCGCGCTTCCTGGTGGAGCGCATCGACGAGATCAGCGGCATCGGCACGCCGCGCGGGGCGCTCGAGGAGCTGGTGCAGGCCCCGCTGGCCCGCGCCTGCTTCGTCCTGGCCCGCGAGTTCGGGTGGACGCCGCAGGAGGTGAGCGGGATGACGGTCGGCCAGATCCTGCTGTACCTGCAGATGCTGCGTGACGGCGCGGAGGCCGCGTGAGGCGCGCGCACCCGCTGGCCGGCGGCGGCGCCCCCGCCGCGTGGATGCGCGCGATCGCCCGCGCCGCCGCCGGGGTGGCCGCCCTGCGCCGGGCCAGCGGGTGGGTGCCCGCGCTCGCCGGCGTGCGTCCGCGCCTCCTCGCGCGGGGGGCGTGGGACGAGGGCCTGGCCGCGCTCGCCGCGGGCCTCGCCTCTCGCGGCGGAGAGCCGGGAGCGGCCGCGCGTCCGCCGCGCCGCGCCGGGGCGGACCCCTCGATCTTCGGCCCCCTTTCCCCCGCCGCGGCCGAGCCGCCGCGCCGCGCGGCCCGCGCCCGCGACGCGTTCAGCGGGCTGGCGGCGAGCGCGCGGACGGCCGGATCACCCTCCGCCGCTCATCCCCCGTCCCGTCCCCCGTTCGCTCATCCCCCGTTCCGTTCCCGGTCTCCGGACGACGCGACTTCGGGAGATGCGGGAGCGGCGGGCGGGCGCAGCCGGCGCGCGTCCTCCCACGCGTCGTCGTCCCGTCCTCCGCCGGTGCGGCGCACGGGGATGGCCGGTCCCGCGACGCTCCCGCGCCAGGCGGACGCTGGGCTCCTGCACTCCCTCGCCGGCCGCACGTCCGTCGCCACGGCCGCGGCAGAGGAGGTTGTGCGGCCGGCGCGGAACGGCGGCGCATCTCCCCACGCACCCTCGGCATTCGCAAGGCGCGCAATCTCGTCGCTCCCTGCCTCCGCATCCCCCCGGCACCGCCCCGTCCCCGCCGGGGGGAGCGGCGAGGACGCGGCGCGGGACGGGGTGCGGTGGATCGAACGGGCCGCCGCGCGCGCCGCACGGGGACTGGCGGCCGGCCTCGATCCGGGAGCGGAGGCGACGACGGCGCTGGCGGAGCAGTGGGGGGCGCCGATCGCGGCGCCGCCCGTCACCACGGAGTGGCTGGCCGGCCTTGCGGCGCCGCGCGTGGTGCCGGATGCCGCGGCCGGGACGCCGACTCGCCGGGCGACGGGGGGTGGGGCACACGCCGGCCATCCATCCGCCGAAGCGGTTTCCGGTTCCTGGGCGCGCGACGGAATCGCCCCGTGGCCGGTGGAGCCCGCGCCGCCCGCGGACGCCGAGCCGGGAGACGATGCGCCGCCGCCGCATCCCGCCGACCAGGCGAGGGTGGGGACGGTGCGGCCGGCGCGGCTCCCGCCGCTGCCACCGGAGAGGGGCGGCGGGCACCCCGCGGCGGCGGCTCCCGCTCCGTTCCACGTCCCCGGCGCAGCGGCGGTGCGGCTCCCCGGCGCGCCGGACGAGGACGGGGCGGGAGAGGACCTGGGCGAGCTGGCGCGGCGGATCAAGACGATCCTGGACGACGAGGCGCGCCGCTTCGGGATCGACGTGTAGCCCGGGAGCCGAGCCATGCGCCCGATGCTCGACACGCTGGAGCTGCCGCAGGTGCAGGAGGTGGTGACCACCGACCGGCGCGTGCTGGCCGAGCACAAGCCCCCCGCCTTCGTGGGCAGCCTGCTGCAGAACCTGGGGCGCCGCCCCGGCCACGTTGCGCTGTGGGGCGTGGCCACGGGGAGCGGCGCGCGCGGCTTCGTGGAGCGGCTCAACACCCTGTTCCAGGCAGGCGACCCGGTGCCCTTCACCGCCGACATCGTGGCCGACATGCGGCTGGAGAGGGTGGTGGTAGCCGGGCTGCGGGTGGAGGAGCTGGCCGGAAAGCCCGACCGCTACCTGTACGTGCTGACGCTGCGCGAGCTCGCCGAACCCGTGGAGCCCGCCGGCACCGCGGGGCTGGACGACGCGCTGTCCGCGGCAGCGGCCGGGCTGGTGGACGCGCTGGCCGGCGCGCTGGACCTGGCGCCGCTCTTCGCCACCGGGCTGGAGCCGTTCGTGGGCGTCCTGGGCTCGCTGCTGCAGCGCGTGCAGGCCGCCAACGCGGCGGGAGGATGATGACCGCAGGCACCCCGATCCACCGGAGCCGTCCATCGACCCGCCGCCATACACGGCGCCCGCCCCCGCGGAAGGAGGACCCATGCCCGCCCAGAACCTGTTCCAGGACCTGAAGGACGCGCTGACCGAGCTCAAGACCTTCCTGGACCAGAACACGGCCGTCATCAAGCCCGCGATCCAGCAGATCGCCGCGCTGATCCCGCAGGTAACCGAGCTGATCAACCAGCTGATCGACCTGCTGAACCGGCTGAAGGCCGAGATCCAGCGGCTGGACGTGGGCGCCATCCCCGGGCTGGACCAGGTGTCGCACTTCACCACCACGGTGAAGACGGTGCTGCAGACGTCGAAGAACCTCCTTCCCGCGCAGGCCGGCGCCATCGACTCCGTGCTCGGCATCGTGGACGTGGTGGCCGGGCTTCCCAGCCTGGACGCGGTGAAGCAGGAGATCACCGACCTGATCACCGCCATCGTCACCGACCTCAACCAGCTCAAG
Protein-coding sequences here:
- a CDS encoding phage tail sheath C-terminal domain-containing protein, translating into TVVLPGAYAAAAVAGKLSALSPHVSLTNKPLLVDGLEAEFDAAQLTQLVKARVLGLERRQGFRVVKGITTSTGSAFAQITTRRIVDYAKYGVRSSATPYIGLLNNVRVRGAMHATLNTFLDGMVKDEMLTAYKLEVTATREDERQGIARVTLTLQPTFSIDYIRVTMFLE